Genomic window (Myxocyprinus asiaticus isolate MX2 ecotype Aquarium Trade chromosome 50, UBuf_Myxa_2, whole genome shotgun sequence):
acgcacaactcaccacgcgccccaccgagagcgagaaccacattatagtgaccacgaggaggttaccccatgtgactctaccctccctagcaaccgggccaatttggttgcttaggagacctggctggagtcactcagcacgcgactccaggggtgatagtcagcgtctttactcgctgagctacccaggccccctataattgaattattttgattttggggtgaaattcaGAATTTGAGATCCACCAAATCATCCTGAATCTATGGTTAGCCCCGCCCCACCTCATCCCTCCGCTCACCTGTGATATTTGTCTGTTTTCTTTTCAGTGCAGCGTTCTTGTCTGGCGTTTTCTCCACGTCCTGCTGGACCGAAACGAGCCACTCCGGTGTTTTGGGGATGTTTTCTTTTCCGACGCCGGATGGATCGGTCAGACTGTTACATGACGATTCTCCGCGTGGTCTCGACAGCTCCCCCGTCTGGCAGCTGCGGTACAGTACAGGCACTCGAACTCCGGACACGCCCTCCCACTGGAAGTCTCCGCCCTCGAGCGGCTTTTCTGAGATGAAATCGAAGCTCCAGCGTCGCGTCGCATCTTCCAGGTCTTTGCGCAGAGCGTCTTGATACTCGGCCTGAAGCTGCTCGCGATCCACCGGACCGAAAAGACTCCGCCGCGTCGAGCCGTTGCCTAGAGCTCGCAGGATCCGTTTATGAGATGACATGGTGCTCAACTGCAACGACAGAGAAAAAGGGACATTTGAAACAATAACAGTCTTAAAAGTTTGTTAGTTAACAGCAGTGATAGACGGAAATATCTGCCAGCCATATAAATCGAGTAATATTTGGCCATTCAGAAATAATGGTACGATAACAACAGCCTCGCAAATAATcaaatattttctgttttctgCAGAAATATCGCCATCGATATCTGTCGCTAAAACCTATATCGGTCGTAAGGAAACACCATCAAGTCTGAAAACTCCAATGAAAATTGAAATATCCAAAAATAATATCACCACAAAACAGCCTGAAATCAAAGTTCAATTCCAATTATTTGGTTCCCATTCAGATAATATAACAAATGTCTTCATATTG
Coding sequences:
- the LOC127439163 gene encoding cyclin-dependent kinase inhibitor 1-like, which translates into the protein MLLQFCQDMHLCMSHDSLYKHHTASETQTDMTAQRRRQLSTMSSHKRILRALGNGSTRRSLFGPVDREQLQAEYQDALRKDLEDATRRWSFDFISEKPLEGGDFQWEGVSGVRVPVLYRSCQTGELSRPRGESSCNSLTDPSGVGKENIPKTPEWLVSVQQDVEKTPDKNAALKRKQTNITDFYQAKKRLVATPRKSGN